AAAGCTTTCCTCATCCTGAGTTGATCGGCAGCTTCCGCCAGTTCGGTCCTTTCGGGGTGGCTTACCAAGTCGTCAAGGAAGGTCACTCGACAGATCACGGATGGACGGTAGAAATAGAGGTGCCGTCAACAGGAGAACATCTAGAATATCCCCTCCGCTCCGTCCTAGACGATCCAGAAGCTGAGTAATGTTTGCAATTGCCTTTGATCTCGTCGTCAAAGAAACGGCGGCCTGCCATCCCAAAGGGGTGTCGGTGGCCTATGCCGAAATTGGGGCAGCTCTTGCTGGATATGGCTTTCGGTGGGTCCAAGGAAGCCTCTATGTCTGTGAGGACGAGGATATGGCAAATCTGATGGATGCCATCGACAAGCTGACAGAGATGGATTGGTTTCCCTCATCCGTTCGGGACATCCGGGCATTTCGGGTAGAACAGTGGTCGGACTTCACGGATCGAGTGAAGCGTCGAGGCAGCGGAATGAGGGCCGCAATATATCGAGCCTAGCGGCTTGTCGCATGCTCAGTCGAAAGGATAACCTTTGCAGGCAGGCATCGAGGAATCCACAATAGCTGCAATCATGCTTTCCCCGGTCAGATCGTTGACGCGAAGGATGGACTGGTTGCCTATCAGTCCGTGGTATCAGCCTCTTCCGTACCTCTCCCAAACGCTGCATGCGCGCCTTCAGGTCAGGATCGATCTTCACCGCCATGGGTACGGCAGAGGGGGAGACTGTGGAGGTGGCGGATGGGTTATGCTCGCGGGGATCGCCCTTGACCATACGCGCATGCACGTTAAGCGCATCTCCATCGACACGAACATCCTCGTCTACGCGATGGACCGCGATGCCGGAAAACGTCATGTGCGGGCAGTGAAAGTAGTGGAACAGGCCGTCGACAGCGACTGCATCCTCACTACGCAGGCTCTGGGGGTTTTTCATGGCGTGTCGCACATTCTGACGGAGGAAAGGGCGTTGAACTCCGCCGCACACAGAGACTCCTATGGGTAATGCCAAAAGATCCTGCGTATGCCGAGGCGCGAGCCCTACTCAAACTGCTCCTGATCAGCGGTGCCATCACCCTGGCCAGCGCGGCAATCATTGTCGTACTCTGGTGGCTGTATGCTGGCGGAGCCCATGGATGACGCGATGCTGAAAACTTGCGGGGATGCCCACTACCGTTATCTGGATATGCGCGACGCCGAGCCGGGGGATCGCTTCTTTCACTTGCGCCATCAGCCTTACAGCGACGTGGTGACGGCCATCGAAGCAGTGGAAGTCCTGACCGTGGAAAAGAAAACCCTGCAGTGCCGGGTAGAGGGGAGGGGCAAGCCGTGGAAACTGCGGCGGCAGGCAGAGCATATCCACTGTTATCTGGCCGATGATCCTGTTTTTCAGCAGTTGCAGTATACCTTCACCCGGGCGCAGCGCATTCAGCAGGCGAAAGACTGGGTGCGCCAGGCCCCGCCGGAGCGTTTCGATGAACCGGTACTGGAGGCCATCGAGCGCTGGCATGGCACAGGTTGAGGGCTCTGGCAGATCCCCTTCCCTGCCTTGACTTTGGCCGTCCTTCTCCTTATCTTCTGTGCCCTTACGAAATTTTGGGGTAGATCATCATGAAGCGCACTTTTCAGCCTAGCGTCGTGCATCGCAAGCGCACTCACGGTTTCCGCGCCCGCATGGCGACCAAGTCTGGCCGCCTGGTCCTCAAGCGGCGGCGCGCCAAAGGCCGGTACAAGCTCTGTCCCTGAGGGATGAGCCGACAGTCGTTCACCCGTGACGACCGCCTGCGCAACAAGGCTGAAATCCGCCTTGCCTTGCGCGAGGGGAAAAAGCGCAGTTTTCCCGAATTGGTGTTCTACCGTCTGGACAACGATCTGGGGCATGCGCGCATTGGCTTCGCCGTCAGCCGGAAGGTCGGCAAGGCGGTGCTCCGCAACCGTCTGAAACGACGCCTGCGCGAGGCGTTTCGGCTGAGCGCCGGCCGTTCTCTGCCTTGCGATCTCATGGTCGTGGCGCGTCCGGCCGCGCGCGACGCGGCCTATGCCGTGCTGCGTGGGCGCTTGGATAGCGTGTTGCGCTGATGGCCATGCTTCGTCGCGGCGCCATCGCCCTGATTCATACCTATCAACTCGTCCTGAGCCCCTTTCTCGGGCAGAATTGCCGCTACCATCCAAGCTGTTCGCATTACACCTGCGAGGCCATAGAACGCTATGGTGTCCTGCGCGGCGCCTGGATGGGTGTCAAACGCATCGCTCGCTGTCATCCTTTTCACCCGGGGGGTACGACCCCGTACCCTGAGTTTTCGGAGCCTCATGGATAGCCAACGTACCATCCTCGCCGTCGTCCTCTCGATTATCGTCCTGGTGCTCTTCGAGTGGCTGGCACCCCATCCCAAACCCAGCCCGAAGGCAACGCCAACGGCGGTCACCCAGTCAGCCGCCCAGCCAACGCCGGTTACCCAATCGCCTGCGCCTACCAGCAGCGTTCCGGCTGCGCCTAGCACGATTGCGGCGGTGACGAGCCATGCGGTGGGCGAGGGGCCCAGTGTCTCTTTCCAGACGGATCTTTATACCGGCAAGATCTATCTGCACGGCGGTGATATCCAGAATCTCGGCCTGCGCCAATATCCCATTGCCGTGGACAACAAAGCGCCTTATCCCATTCTGGACAGTAGCGCTGCGCGATTGACGGCACAGCAAAGCGGCTTCCTGAGCACCGACGGGCAGATTCTGCGCGCCGACTTCAGCGCCCCGCAGGCCGTCAATGACGGCGGGCCCATCACCCTGAACGGCCAGGCCGGCCCGCTGAAAATCGAAAAAACCTTTTCGTTTGATCCACACACCTATCTGATCAACGAAGACATCCGCATCACCAATACCGGCAAGGAGCCGTGGAAAGGCAGCTATTTCGACCAGATTCTGCGCAATGACCGTACCCAGAGCCATTGGTTCATGTCGATTTTTACCGGCGCGGTCCTGATGCACCATGGCAGCCTGAGTGAGAAAGGCTTTTCGGATCTTCGCGACCACCCGGAGGAGCATGGTGGCCCAGGCTGGGCGGGCATGACCGATCACTATTTTCTGCAAGCGGTCTTACCGGAAGCACATGCCGCCGTGCAACTCTACGCGCGTCCGGCAGGCAGCAACTACGTCGCCGGTGTGCAGCAGGCCCTGCCGACCCTGCAGCCGGGGCATAGCTATAGCCTGCGTCAGCAACTGTATCTCGGGCCCAAGCTGCAGAACCAGCTTGCGCGCCTGGGACGGGGTCTGGAGCAGACCGTCGATTACGGCTGGTTCTCCATCGTGGCCGAACCCATGCACGGGGTGCTGACCTGGTTCCATTCCTGGTGCGGCAACTGGGGCCTCGCCATCATCCTCCTAGTCCTGGCGGTAAAGATCATCTTCTTCTACCCTTCGGCGATCAGTTACCGCTCCATGGCCAACATGCGTAAGCTGCAGCCCAAACTGGAGCAGATCAAGAAAGAGACCAATGGCGACCGTCAACAAATGGGCGCCAAGATGATGGAGCTTTATCGTACGGAGAAGGTCAACCCGATGGCGGGCTGCCTGCCCCTGGTCATTCAGATGCCAGTCTTCATCGCCCTCTACTGGGTGCTGGTGGAGAGCGTGTCGTTGCGGCAGGCGCCCTTCATTCTCTGGATTCACGACCTGGCACTACCCGATCCGTATTACATCCTGCCGCTGCTCATGGGGATCAGCATGTTCCTGCAACAACGCCTGAACCCTGCGCCCATGGACCCCGTGCAGAAAAAGATCATGTCGATCCTGCCGGTCGCCTTCGCCATCTTTTTCTCTTTCTTTCCTGCGGGTCTGGTGCTCTACTGGTTGACCAACAACGTCTTTGGCATCATCCAGCAGTATCTGATCACCCGCCACGTCATGAAAGAGAGCTAGGGTGTCGCGCCGCGGGCGCTACCAGCTGGGCGACAGCATCGTCGCCATCGCCACTCCGCCGGGGGTCGGCGGCGTCGGCATTCTCCGTTTGTCCGGCCCGGATGCGCTGGCGATTGCCAATACGCTCTGCGGCCTGCCCCAAGACAAACCCTGGCGCCCGCGCTACGCCTATCTCCGGCAGTTCTTTCTGGCGCCAGGGGAGCAGATCGACCATGGCATCGCCCTGTATTTTCCCGCGCCGCATAGTTACACCGGCGAGGACGTGGTGGAGCTGCAGGGTCACGGCAGCCCGGTCATCCTCGGCTCCTTGCTCGAATACGCCGTGCGCCAGGGCGCGCGGCCGGCTCGGGCCGGCGAGTTCAGTGAGCGCGCGTTTCTCAACGAGCGCCTGGATTTGGCGCAGGCGGAGGCGGTTGCCGATCTCATCCATGCCCGCAGCCAATCCCAGGCACGCGCGGCTTTGGCCAGCCTGGAGGGACGCTTTTCCGCGGCTGTCGAGGCGCTGCGTGCGGCCATCCTGCAGACCCTCGCCCTTGCCGAGGCCGGCCTCGATTTCAGCGAAGAAGATCTCGGCGACGAGCACCTGCAGAGTCTGGCGGCGCAACTCCATCAACTGCAAAGAAACCTGGCCCGGATTCTGGAACAGAGTCGCAGCAGCGCGCGCTTGGCGCGCGGGGCGCGGATCCTTCTGCTCGGCGCCCCCAATGTCGGCAAATCCAGCCTGCTCAATGCCCTGTCCGGACGCGACAGCGCCATCGTCACCCCGATTCCCGGAACCACCCGCGATGTCCTGCGCGAAGAGATCGAAGTCGATGGACTGCCTCTCGAACTCCTGGACACGGCCGGGTTGCGTGACAGCACTGACCCGGTGGAACAAGAAGGGATCCGCCGCAGTCGCGCGCTGCTCGAGAGCGCGGAAGAAATTCTCCTCCTGCTCGATGCCAGTCGAGACAGCTGGTCAGAAGATACGAATCTGTTGGCGCAGCTCGATGCCAAGCGCTGCACCGTACTGTGGAACAAGATCGATCTCCGTCCGGACTTCGTCGCCCCCGACCTGGGGGTGCCGGCCCTGCGCATCTCTGCCAGCACCGGCGAGGGGTTGGCGGAACTGCGTTCGCACCTGCGACAACGCCTGGGTGAAAATGACGACAGCGCCTGGTCGGCACGCCAGCGCCACGTACTGGCACTCGAAGAGGCCCAGGAACAGCTTGCCGAGGCAGCACAATTTCTGCACCTGGATACTGGCGAAGAGCTTCTGGCGCAGAAGCTGCGGGAAAGCGCCAACGCCCTTGGCCAGATCACCGGGGTAGTGGATGTGGAGGAGATCCTGGGGGAAATCTTTTCGCGCTTTTGTATCGGCAAGTAGAATTTTTTGTCAGCGATGTCCGTCTCGACTATTCTGTAAGCCTACGCCTGAATTGCGGAGTACAGCATGCACAAACGGGATTTCCTGCGTCTCAGCGCCATGGGCAGCGGCCTTGCCCTGGGGGCCTCGCTGATTGGCACGCGCATCGCCCTGGCGGCAAATGCCCAAGGCTGGCCCGCGCAGTCCTTTGCTGCCAGCAGCGTCGAACAAGTCCTGCAGGATCTGTTTCAGATGCGCACAGTGCCGGAGTCCGATCGTGTGCATGTTCGCAGCGCCAAAGAAGTCGATGATGCGCTCAGCGTGCCGGTATCCGTGTCCGTGGATCACCCGATGACGGATGACGATTACATTGCGCGGATCTATGTGCTGGTCGATCACAACCCCACGCCTTTAGCGAGCATCTTTCACTGCAGTCCTGCCAATGGCAAGGCAGCCTGTTACCAACGAATCAAGGTATTACACGACAGCCCGCTGCGCGTCATTGCGCAAAGCAACCGTGGAGATATCTTTGCAGCCAAGCCCGAGTGGGTGCATGTCAAACGTACAGGAGCCGCAGAATGAGCGTGCTGAATACCTTGGGAAGCCGGCTGACACGGCGCCTCGGAGACGTACAGATTGCCCTGCCAGAAAAGGCGAAACGGGGAGAGATCATCGAGGTCCGGGCGCTGATCCTGCACCCCTCGCAAAGCGGGGATAACGCCCTGTTCATCGAAGAGGTGACCTTTGCCCTGGATGGCGAGACCTTCTGCCGATTCGATCTCTCCAGCATGAGCAGCGCCAACCCCTATCTTGCCGTTCCTCTGCGGGTCGAAAAGAGTGGAATGATCTCCGCACACTGGCGCAACAACCGGGGACAGACGGGCTCAGGGCAAAAATTCCTGCGCCTCACTGAATAAGCAAGGGGGGCAACGCCCCCCTCGCTCTGCAGCTGAGCGAAAAGCCGACTATTCGACGGCAATCTTGCGCCGCTTGGCCGACTCCGCCTTGGGCAGGGTCAGTTCCAGCACCCCGTCTTTATATGCCGCCTTGCTCTGACTGGCGTCGACATCCACCGGTAGCTGGATAGTGCGGGCGAACTCGCCGTAGCGTCGCTCACGGTAGATGTACTTACCCTCTTCCTTGCTGCTGTCCTCTTCTTTGCTTCCACTGATGTAGACCTGGTTGCCGTGTACCTGGATGTCGAGCTTGTCCTTGTCGACACCGGCAATCTCCGCTTTGACGACGATTTCGTTGTCGCGATCGATCACATCGAGATGGGCGACGTTTGGCCGCGGCGATGCGGAAGCTCCCTGCAAGGGACGGAAGAAGCCAGGGAGCACGGCATCAAAGATCTGCTCGACGGGATCGACAACGCGTACGGATGGGTTACTGACAGCCTTTTCACTCATGATGACTCTCCTCTTGAACGATGGTCCTCGCTGACCCGTCCTAAATCTGGGGTCGGTTTTGCGCTTTTCAAGAGCTTGTCAATAGGGGTAATCCCAACCAGGGGCGGGATCCTTGTAGCGTCGGTGCACCCACCAGTACTGTTCCGGCGCGCGACGAATGGCCGTCTCGAGGGTGGCATTCATGGTCGCCGCATCGGCCACGTCATCACCGCTCGGAAACCCGTCTGGCAGGGGCACGATCTCGATCTCGAAACCGCGCCCGGCCGGCAGGCGATAGGCGAAGAGTCCAAAGCTTGGACTGCCCCGTCGTTGCGCCAGGCGTGCCAGCAGCGGCGTGGTACAGGCAGGACGACCAAAAAAGGGGGCAAAGACCCCCTCGCGGGGGTCCACATTCTGATCAGGGAGGACGCCCACCACCTCACCCCTTTGCAGAGCCTGCAGCAGACTGCGGATGCCGCCCTCTTTGGCCACCAGACGGGCACCACTGCGTCCGCGACCGGCGACCATCCGCGCATTGATGGCGGCATTGCGGGTTGGCATATAAAGTACCGTCACCGGCCAGCGCTGGCCAATATATTGCACTGCCGCCTCCCACGCACCGAGGTGCGCGGTGAAAAGAATCACCCCTTTGCCTTGCGCCAGCGCCGCATCGACCGCCTCGGCGCCACGCACCGAACGGATCAGGCGCAAACTTCGCGGCAAGGGCCAGAACCAGAGCGGCCCCAGTTCTACGAATGCCTGACCCAGTTGGCGGAAATGCTGGGCGAGCAGATTCCGCCGCTGCCGATGATCCAGTTCGGGATAGGCGATCTGCAGATTTCTCCGCGCCACCCGTCGGCCACGCGCGACGAGGAGACGCGCCAGGTCTCCCAGGCGGTTGCCGGCCCAGACCCGGAGCGGGCGCGGCGCGCGCGCCAGCAACCGCAATACCCCTTCCACCGCGGCGGCCAGCCAGAAATCCGCGCGTTTGCCAGACATCAGACGGGGATCAGCCGCAGGGCGAGTTCGATGCCTTCGGCATCGAAACGCATCTTGATAGCCTCCAGGAGATCACTGCGTGTGCCGCCGTAATCCGCCGCCCGTACCCAGGGGCGCAGGTAGACCTGAACACCCAGTTCGGTGAGATCCTGCACGCCAATCGCCGGGGCAGGTTCGGAGAGAATCCGCTCATCGGCATCGCAGAGCTCTGCCAACAGTTGCTTGGCGCGCAGCAGGTCCGCCTGCGGAGCGAGAGTAATCAGCAGGTCGATACGCCGTTGGCCAAGTACGGAAGTATTGATGAGCACGTCACTGAGAATCTTGCTGTTGGGCACGAAGAGCTGGCGATTGTCGAAACTGTTGATGACGCTCTGAAAGAGATGGATGCGCTCGACCGTGCCTGAGACACCGACCACCTCGATGCTGTCGCCCACCTTGTAGGGGCGCAAGATCAGCAACAGTACGCCAGCGGCAAAGTCCGCCAGGGACTTCTGCAATGCCAACCCGATGGCAAGGCCAGCGGCGCCGAGCATCGCCAGGAGCGAAGTGGTCTGTACTCCCAATTGGCCAAGGGCCGCTATGACCACCACAATATAAAGGGAGATCTTGATCAGGGATTCGAGAAAACGTGCCACCGTGAGGTCGTGGTGTACGCGCTCCAGGGTACGCGCGCTGAGACGTCCCAGCCAGCGCGCCAACCACAAGCCGACCAACAATACCAGCAATGCTGCAGCAATATGCCCCGTCCAGGCCCAAAGACGCTCGTGGAGTGGCCCCGACCAGGGGGAAAGCGAGGCAAATGGAAAAATGGACATGAAAATGGCCCCACGGAATTCGATCCGAGGAGCCTAAAAGCAGTTGGCGCCCATGGCAAGGCGCCGGGAGCGAGCCGTCAGTGCAATACCGTCGTCGAGGTTCCGTGTACGACCGCCGCCCGCAGCGCATTCAGCTCGGCCATCATCCAGCCTTGGTAATCGTAACCCGCAGGCATGGTCTCATAGACCCCCACCACCGGAACGTGGGCCTGCTTCGCTTGGGCCAGAAACGATTGGGTCAGGCTGCTGGTGACCTGTTGATTGTATAAAAACACCTTTACCTGACGTTTGCCGAGCAGCTCGCTCTGCAGGCTGACATCCTGTGGCGCTGGGTCGGTGCCATTCATGATCGCCGCCTGCAAGGACCACGGGGTCTTGATCTCGCAGCCGGCTGCCTGAAGCATGTAGTCGGCTACCGGTTCCGTCACCGCAACCGGTGTATGGGGGTATTCCTTGCGGAACGACGCCAAACCCTGGTACCAGGGCTGCAGGGAAGCATCGAACTTCTTCACCTGCGCGGCAAAATAGGCACGATGCTCCGGCAACATGGCGCCGAGGGCATCCGCCACTGCCGCCGCCACCTTGGGCATGGTTTCCGGTTTGTACCACAGATGCGGGTTGGGCGTACTCTCCGGCAGACCCAGGAGGTCCTGCACCACGATGACCTTTCTGCTGCGATTCGGATTGGCCGCCAGAATCTTCTTTGCCCAGGAGTCATAACCCAGCCCATTGCGGACCACCAGTTGCGCCTGCGCTACCTCACGCGCAATCGAGGGACTCGCCTGAAAGGTGTGGGGATCGGTATTGGGATTGCTCTCGATGGCTTGTACCTGCACGTACGGGCCACCAATTTGGGAAATGACGTTGGCATACTCATTTTCCACGCCAACGGCACGCAGCAGATCGGCAGCTTGGGCAGTACCAGCAAAGAGGGCGCTGCCGGCCAAGGCAACGCCGAGGAGATGGCGAGGGGACAGAAGCGACGAGACGACAGACATTGCGGCATTCTCCATAAATGCAACTTGGTTGCATAATATTCGCGCGCCAATCCCTCCTTGTCAATCTGATCAGAAAAACTCCAGGTGCAAACGCAACAATCCAACAGTAGCGTTAGGGTATACGCCGTTTGGTTTGGTGATATATTGCAGATCGGGCTGCAGACTCAGGTACTCATTGATCTTCGCGACGTAGGTGATCTCATAACTGGTCTCGGCCGGATAGATCGCCGCTGGCTGCGCTTCGTCCTCGAAGCCGGCTGCCACCACGCCGGGTCGCAGCGCTGCCCGGGCCATGCCCACGGAAAGGGTATCGTCCGGTCGGGCGGCAAGAAAATGACTGAGCCGCGCCCCCAGCCCCAGGTACCAAGGAACCAGATTCTCCCGTCCAAAGGCCTTGCCCCACTGGATGAAGGGCGCCAGCTCGGCATCGGCAAGCCGCCAGTGCGCTTCCACGATACCGTAGATGCCGTTCGTCGTCGGACTCAGGTTAAAGTCGGGGGCACGCGGCTGATCGTAGTGCCAGGCGCCGACCTTGAAAACGTACTTTCCATATTCGTCCGTACCATCATCCGGGTCTTCGCCTTCTTCCTGCCCCCAGTGCAAGGCCCCCTCCCAGATCGCCAGATAGCCGCGGTCAAAGACGCCACGATACTGATGTATGGCATCGCCCTGAAACACCCCTGCCTTGCTGCTCCAGTTCGTTCCATGGGTATGAACGATGAACCCCAGGCCAGAGTAGGGATAGGTCGGTAGTGCCGGCACATTGCCGGAAAGGCTGGGGTCGAGACCAAAGGAACCATTCAAGAGTTGCAAGGCGTTGCTGGCCACGTCGAAATAGAGATTGAAATCGGTGTAGCCCACGCGGGTGGCCAGCCAGTCCGTCCATTGCTGCCGGTAGTTGGCCTCATAGAGCCGCACTGCGGAAGGCGCATAGATATTGCTCGCGGTCTGCAGATCGCCGCTGTAGGCCGTGTCTTCGGCAGAGCTGTAGATACCGAACACCGACGCTGTGAAGAGCCCGCCACGCCAGGCGCCGGCCTTGGCGCTGTCCCATTGCAGCCCCAGCTGGCCTGCCGTGGTGTTCGCCGTGCCCCGGCGAACTCCGCCAGCGAGACTGGCAAAGAGCTCTGTGTCTAGGTGTGCCGACCAGGAGAAACCCTCGCCGATGTGCTGGAAATCGGTCAGATAGCGCGGCGCCAATCCGCTTTGATAGGGTATCGGCGAGTCGGCTCCGGGTCCGGGCAATCCCGCCGCAACGCTTGCGCCGCTCCACAGCACCATCAGAAAAGAAAAAGACTTGTATTTCATGACACGCTCAGATCAGGAAAGACGGCGCCACTATGCCGCAGTCCCTGACCCTAGTCAATAACGCTTCTCATTCCTATTTGTTGTCATGGCCGGGCTTTGCTTCAGCCACCGATGCCCGGCGCTCCGACGACAAAATTGTCGATCACCGGCAAGCTACAAGGGCGCTTTCCTCGCCCGGAGAAAGGAGACCAAGCCGCCCAGCAGGAATATGACCGGGAAAAGATACTGAAACACTTCGGTAAACAGCGATCCGACAAAGATGACCGCGCTGTGTATGCTGTTTTGCACCGCCACATTGATGTCATCTGCAGGATTGGCTCCTTTTGGCAAATGCAGGGGCGCGACGACGTTGTGCATCAGTCCTTCAAAGTGTAAATGCCACAGATGAAGCCCGACATAAGATATAGGAATCAGTAGGATATTTATCCACCAAGGCAATCGACTCGCAACTTGTAAAAGATCTTCTATAGTGGACCTTTGACGGTTTCTGCGGAAAGAATGTGACATGGTGTTGACCTCACGTGGCTGTCATCTCTTAGGGCTTCTCGTCGGTCAAATAGACGAAATCTTTCTTCCCGCCACAAAGAGAGCCGTTCCCCAGTGTGATCAAGCCATAAAAACCACTTTCTTCACGTAGAGCCATCCACTACACTGGATTCATGCAGAAGAAACGGCTGATTCTGGGTGGTACTTTCGATCCCATTCACTACGGGCATCTGCGCGCGCTGGAAGAAGTCCGCGAAGCCTTGGGCATGGCGGAGGCGACTCTGGTTCCTGCCGGCCATCCACCGCACCGGAACAGCCCTTGGGCACCTGCGGAGCACCGTTTGGCCATGACCCGTATCGCCGCGCAGCAGGCTCCGGGCTTGGAGGTGCTGGCTTACGAGGTCGAAAAAAGCGGTCCGTCCTACACCGTCGACACCCTGCGCCACCTCCGCGCCAACGATCCTCACGGTTTCCTGGCGATGGTGATCGGAATGGACGCCTTTCTGCGCTTCGATACCTGGAAAGACTGGCAGGAAATCCTCGATCTGACGCATTTGGTGGTCATCGGCCGGCCCGGCTGGCCCATGGCCGAGCTGCCCGAGGCCCTGCGGCAGGTGCTGTATGAGAGGCGAGTGCAGAGTCTCGGCGAGCTGCACCAGCATTCTCTGGGGAAGATCGCCTTTCACACGGTCACCGCCCTGGAGATCTCGGCGACCCAGATCCGCAGTCTTCTCGCCGGCGAACGCAGTGCGCGCTTTCTATTACCCGAAGCGGTCTTGGATTATATTGCTGAGCACCGGCTCTACCACGAAGCGTAACCTGGAGGAACACCGACCTTGCCCATCACGCCCGAAATGCTGCGCGATCTCAGTATCGCCGCCCTCGATGAACACAAGGCCATCGACATCCAAAGCATCGACGTTCGTCAACAAACCGATATCACCGATTATCTGATCGTTGCCTCTGGCAACTCCGACCGCCAGCTTCGCGCCCTCGCCGACGCCGTGATCGACAGGGCACGTGGCGAGGGAGTGCGCCCTCTGGGCAAGGAAGGAGCGTCCGGCAGCGACTGGATGTTGGTCGATCTGGGCGATGTCGTGGTTCACCTGATGCGACCGGAGACCCGCGACTTCTATCAGATAGAGCGGCTGTGGGGCGAATTGCCCAAGGTGCGCAGCCAAGGCCACGAGGGC
This sequence is a window from Acidithiobacillus sp. AMEEHan. Protein-coding genes within it:
- a CDS encoding Hsp20/alpha crystallin family protein, which gives rise to MSEKAVSNPSVRVVDPVEQIFDAVLPGFFRPLQGASASPRPNVAHLDVIDRDNEIVVKAEIAGVDKDKLDIQVHGNQVYISGSKEEDSSKEEGKYIYRERRYGEFARTIQLPVDVDASQSKAAYKDGVLELTLPKAESAKRRKIAVE
- the rpmH gene encoding 50S ribosomal protein L34, with protein sequence MKRTFQPSVVHRKRTHGFRARMATKSGRLVLKRRRAKGRYKLCP
- a CDS encoding thiosulfate oxidation carrier complex protein SoxZ; this encodes MSVLNTLGSRLTRRLGDVQIALPEKAKRGEIIEVRALILHPSQSGDNALFIEEVTFALDGETFCRFDLSSMSSANPYLAVPLRVEKSGMISAHWRNNRGQTGSGQKFLRLTE
- the yidD gene encoding membrane protein insertion efficiency factor YidD, which codes for MAMLRRGAIALIHTYQLVLSPFLGQNCRYHPSCSHYTCEAIERYGVLRGAWMGVKRIARCHPFHPGGTTPYPEFSEPHG
- a CDS encoding mechanosensitive ion channel domain-containing protein encodes the protein MSIFPFASLSPWSGPLHERLWAWTGHIAAALLVLLVGLWLARWLGRLSARTLERVHHDLTVARFLESLIKISLYIVVVIAALGQLGVQTTSLLAMLGAAGLAIGLALQKSLADFAAGVLLLILRPYKVGDSIEVVGVSGTVERIHLFQSVINSFDNRQLFVPNSKILSDVLINTSVLGQRRIDLLITLAPQADLLRAKQLLAELCDADERILSEPAPAIGVQDLTELGVQVYLRPWVRAADYGGTRSDLLEAIKMRFDAEGIELALRLIPV
- a CDS encoding DUF5397 family protein, with protein sequence MQPSAKQSFPHPELIGSFRQFGPFGVAYQVVKEGHSTDHGWTVEIEVPSTGEHLEYPLRSVLDDPEAE
- a CDS encoding lysophospholipid acyltransferase family protein, with amino-acid sequence MSGKRADFWLAAAVEGVLRLLARAPRPLRVWAGNRLGDLARLLVARGRRVARRNLQIAYPELDHRQRRNLLAQHFRQLGQAFVELGPLWFWPLPRSLRLIRSVRGAEAVDAALAQGKGVILFTAHLGAWEAAVQYIGQRWPVTVLYMPTRNAAINARMVAGRGRSGARLVAKEGGIRSLLQALQRGEVVGVLPDQNVDPREGVFAPFFGRPACTTPLLARLAQRRGSPSFGLFAYRLPAGRGFEIEIVPLPDGFPSGDDVADAATMNATLETAIRRAPEQYWWVHRRYKDPAPGWDYPY
- the rnpA gene encoding ribonuclease P protein component; protein product: MSRQSFTRDDRLRNKAEIRLALREGKKRSFPELVFYRLDNDLGHARIGFAVSRKVGKAVLRNRLKRRLREAFRLSAGRSLPCDLMVVARPAARDAAYAVLRGRLDSVLR
- the mnmE gene encoding tRNA uridine-5-carboxymethylaminomethyl(34) synthesis GTPase MnmE; translation: MSRRGRYQLGDSIVAIATPPGVGGVGILRLSGPDALAIANTLCGLPQDKPWRPRYAYLRQFFLAPGEQIDHGIALYFPAPHSYTGEDVVELQGHGSPVILGSLLEYAVRQGARPARAGEFSERAFLNERLDLAQAEAVADLIHARSQSQARAALASLEGRFSAAVEALRAAILQTLALAEAGLDFSEEDLGDEHLQSLAAQLHQLQRNLARILEQSRSSARLARGARILLLGAPNVGKSSLLNALSGRDSAIVTPIPGTTRDVLREEIEVDGLPLELLDTAGLRDSTDPVEQEGIRRSRALLESAEEILLLLDASRDSWSEDTNLLAQLDAKRCTVLWNKIDLRPDFVAPDLGVPALRISASTGEGLAELRSHLRQRLGENDDSAWSARQRHVLALEEAQEQLAEAAQFLHLDTGEELLAQKLRESANALGQITGVVDVEEILGEIFSRFCIGK
- a CDS encoding virulence factor, whose product is MFAIAFDLVVKETAACHPKGVSVAYAEIGAALAGYGFRWVQGSLYVCEDEDMANLMDAIDKLTEMDWFPSSVRDIRAFRVEQWSDFTDRVKRRGSGMRAAIYRA
- the yidC gene encoding membrane protein insertase YidC; the protein is MDSQRTILAVVLSIIVLVLFEWLAPHPKPSPKATPTAVTQSAAQPTPVTQSPAPTSSVPAAPSTIAAVTSHAVGEGPSVSFQTDLYTGKIYLHGGDIQNLGLRQYPIAVDNKAPYPILDSSAARLTAQQSGFLSTDGQILRADFSAPQAVNDGGPITLNGQAGPLKIEKTFSFDPHTYLINEDIRITNTGKEPWKGSYFDQILRNDRTQSHWFMSIFTGAVLMHHGSLSEKGFSDLRDHPEEHGGPGWAGMTDHYFLQAVLPEAHAAVQLYARPAGSNYVAGVQQALPTLQPGHSYSLRQQLYLGPKLQNQLARLGRGLEQTVDYGWFSIVAEPMHGVLTWFHSWCGNWGLAIILLVLAVKIIFFYPSAISYRSMANMRKLQPKLEQIKKETNGDRQQMGAKMMELYRTEKVNPMAGCLPLVIQMPVFIALYWVLVESVSLRQAPFILWIHDLALPDPYYILPLLMGISMFLQQRLNPAPMDPVQKKIMSILPVAFAIFFSFFPAGLVLYWLTNNVFGIIQQYLITRHVMKES
- a CDS encoding thiosulfate oxidation carrier protein SoxY is translated as MHKRDFLRLSAMGSGLALGASLIGTRIALAANAQGWPAQSFAASSVEQVLQDLFQMRTVPESDRVHVRSAKEVDDALSVPVSVSVDHPMTDDDYIARIYVLVDHNPTPLASIFHCSPANGKAACYQRIKVLHDSPLRVIAQSNRGDIFAAKPEWVHVKRTGAAE